The Planctellipticum variicoloris DNA window CAGGCGTCGGTCCGACTGCGGGACCGGGCAGACGTCCGGTCTCGGCTCTGCTGTAACCGCGGTCGCTTCCACGATCGGGAGGCAATCGGCGCTGTCGTCCGAGCCTCTCTCCGCGTCCGTTGGCAGCGAGTAGCGTTCGGCTTCGATCTCCTTCAGCTTGGTAATCAGCGTCTCGCGGCTGACCGGCTTCTCCAGGATGTCGCGAAAACCGAACGAACGCATGTGGGTGACGGACGACGTCCTCCCTCCATGGTCCGTGTGGAGAGATGGCATGTTGAGAATAATAAACGAGGGTTCTCGCGGCTCGGTGTCTGCATCCGCCAGACGCGGGATCTGCTTCAAGCGGCCGAGCAACTCGCAGGCAGAGCTGCTCCCCAGATTCCATTCGCTGATCACAACCTCAACATTCAGACTGCGAGTCAGCACGCTGAACGCCCCCTCCAGCGAATCGCTTGTCTGGACCAGATGTCCCGCCCCCTGCAGGACAAGCTGCAGCGACCGGCGCTGCGCTCCAATGTGGCTCACGATCAGAATTTGCATCGGCGAATGGACGTCCTGCGAGTGAGACCCGCTACGATTGTGTTCCTCCCTGTATTCCACGTCACATTCGAAGAAAATCAAGCCGATCACAAACGGTTAGCCGCCAGTTTCTGCGACATTGGTCTGCACTTTGGCAATTCCGACGCCGCAGACGTTGTGACTGCGACGGCCAACGTCCCACGCGATGGGTAAGTCGAAACGAGACGCGAATGAAGTCGTCGTGTCGGAAGTCTTCGAAGTTTCATTGCGACGATAGCACGCCGAGAGGCCCCGGCCAAGGAGCGGCCCGAGCGCGAACCTGAGGCGGGGCCCCACGATGGCGACCTGGCCGCATCCGACGCATCCAGTACCTCAACGAGTCGACCGGAATGCGCGGGGCGCATGTCGTTGGTTTCGCCCAACGGTCTCATCGTCGTAGCCGACCGACGCAAACAGCCTCGAACGGCTATGCGCTCGCCCGCAGTTCGTCGGGCGCCCCGTTCTGCTGGTTCAGTCGCAACATCAATTCGTCGAGCTGGCGCGTCATCCGGTCCTGGACCGACTGCAGTTGGGAACTGGTTTCAAGCAGCTCGCTCTCGCGGTCCGCCAGGATCTGAGTCCGGTTGTCCAGCGCGTTGGACAGAACCTTGATCTGCTCCAGCAGCTCTTCGAAGCGACGGGCTTCGGCCAGCTCGGCCTCGCTCGAATCGGGCTCGTTTCCCGACGCGTCTCCCAGGGCTGCGAGGAGGGCCTGCAGTCCGAGCCGACGGCGACCTTCGAATTGCTGAATCGCCATCTCCTCCGCGGCGATCCGGTCACACAGTTCTTCCGCCGTCATGTTCGCGGCGTCGATCTGCGCCTCACGCCTCCGGGCGGCCAGCAGCGCCGACTCGCCGATATGGACGAAGAGTTCGCTGCCGGAGATGACCATCCGGTCGCCGTCGCGCAGTGAGAGTCGTCGCACGGGCCTGCTGTTGATCTCCAGGCGGCTGGCCGCGTCGGTCGCTTCGATCCAGACGTTGTTCCCTTTTCGATGGACGACGCTATGAAGCGCTGGTCCGCCGGTCAACCGCAGGTCGCACCGGCTGGCTGTCCCGAGCGTCAAGTCCCCTTCAGCCAGTTCCAGCCACTCGGTGTCACCGCCGTCAGTGATCAGTTCCAGCAGCACGGGAACAGGGGCATTGGCCGCATCGGTCGGATTGACCATCTCTCGAACGGGCATGGCAACCTCGCTTCAACATCGTGTTGAGCGCTCAATGAGAAACTCGGGGGAATTCCCTCCCGGCCTTGGAAATTTCGACCAGCCGCGCGGCATGCCATGAGTGTTTCATCGGGCCATTGTCAACCACGCGCGGGGCCGGGAGTTGCGGCTCAGGTTGGCTCCGCGCACGGAGGACGGTCCGGCAGAATATGCCGCCGCGCTGTGCCCGGTTTCGCAGCAGACTGTTTCGATTGCGCAAGGTCTGAGGTTCGTGTCGCACGCCCGGCAATTGTGGGAGGCGTTGTGCCGTCGCAGAAGGCTTATCCCCTGAATAAAAGTCCTCACGTCCGAATCCCGTTCGTTTCTTCAGAGAATCTTTCGCAGCGACGGGAGAATCGATCGCAGTTTGCAATTCCGCGGGTGTTGACCGACAATCGTCTGCGCCTGAAGAGTCGTGACTTGCATCCCAGTTCGGAGACGGATTCATGCGGAAACTGTTCGAGAGAACGCTGGCCTGTTGCGGGCTGCTGATTGCTGCTGCGACCGCCTCGGCGGCGGACCTGAACGATCTCGTACCCGCGGGCGCCGAGGCCCGAAAGG harbors:
- a CDS encoding FHA domain-containing protein: MPVREMVNPTDAANAPVPVLLELITDGGDTEWLELAEGDLTLGTASRCDLRLTGGPALHSVVHRKGNNVWIEATDAASRLEINSRPVRRLSLRDGDRMVISGSELFVHIGESALLAARRREAQIDAANMTAEELCDRIAAEEMAIQQFEGRRRLGLQALLAALGDASGNEPDSSEAELAEARRFEELLEQIKVLSNALDNRTQILADRESELLETSSQLQSVQDRMTRQLDELMLRLNQQNGAPDELRASA